The Parashewanella spongiae genome has a window encoding:
- a CDS encoding 4'-phosphopantetheinyl transferase family protein, producing MSPLALYFVPFNTLTKKESIQLRGIISDDEVERVERYIGEKQQQQSLFVRAGLRILLSNYAKEHLIGVIEPQYWVFTKGKYGKPKLTDELFNQTKIEFNLSHSGDWLLVGIIHHTQPINEINSEFCLGVDVERDRKNTKIHSILNRYFAKSEVVDLLALPSEALQRERFFDLWACKESYIKATGKGLSTPLGSFSFDLKDTALVSTNVIGDKSETTCDFQLALSEKLKLTHNPNDIHSYWNSYLGRIDSTYRFAVTYNKIKTKISFKLHKLECLFKFTSDVC from the coding sequence ATGTCGCCTTTAGCTTTGTATTTTGTGCCATTTAACACTTTAACAAAAAAAGAAAGCATACAGCTGAGAGGTATTATTTCCGACGATGAAGTTGAAAGAGTTGAGAGATACATTGGTGAAAAACAGCAGCAACAGTCTTTATTTGTGCGAGCAGGGCTTCGAATATTATTGTCGAATTATGCTAAAGAGCATTTAATTGGAGTTATTGAACCTCAATATTGGGTTTTTACAAAAGGCAAATACGGCAAGCCAAAGTTAACTGATGAACTATTTAATCAGACAAAAATTGAATTTAATCTTAGCCATAGTGGTGATTGGTTATTGGTTGGTATTATTCATCATACACAACCAATCAATGAAATTAATTCTGAATTCTGTTTGGGGGTTGATGTTGAGCGGGATCGAAAAAATACTAAGATTCATTCTATCTTAAACCGTTATTTTGCAAAGTCAGAAGTAGTTGATTTACTTGCATTACCATCCGAAGCACTACAAAGAGAACGCTTTTTTGATCTCTGGGCTTGTAAAGAATCTTATATCAAAGCGACAGGAAAAGGGCTTTCGACCCCTTTAGGCAGTTTTAGCTTTGACTTGAAAGATACTGCTTTGGTTTCAACTAATGTTATAGGTGATAAAAGTGAAACTACTTGTGATTTTCAATTGGCTTTATCGGAGAAGCTTAAGTTAACCCATAATCCGAACGATATCCACAGCTATTGGAACAGTTACTTAGGTCGAATTGATTCTACATACCGTTTCGCTGTGACTTACAACAAGATCAAAACGAAAATCAGTTTTAAACTCCATAAATTGGAATGTTTATTTAAATTCACGTCTGATGTTTGTTGA
- a CDS encoding helix-turn-helix domain-containing protein: MASSQRHRNATTTPEMRRFIQTSSMSVTELSKILNISQATVRKWRNRESTNDGNHTPHHLNTTLTPIEEYVVVGLRSQHQLSLDRLLKATQEFINPNVSRSGLARCLKRYGVSKIDDCDVQEIPEPFFNELPIVQDSGINTYTLNPETLANTLKLPDSDGETVVQVMSLAIPEALTQAKPSSVFIGIDTQSDWVYVDIYQDSNTQAANRYIGYVLSRGPFHLRKLLVRNYHLFLTRFPGVQTNITPKINRTKSAPKLEQARRLPGDSV; the protein is encoded by the coding sequence ATGGCTTCATCACAACGACACAGAAATGCTACCACAACACCTGAAATGCGCCGTTTTATTCAAACGTCGTCGATGAGTGTTACTGAACTTTCTAAAATATTGAACATCAGCCAAGCTACTGTTAGAAAATGGCGAAATAGAGAGTCAACGAATGACGGCAACCATACACCTCATCATTTGAATACAACTCTTACTCCTATCGAAGAATACGTTGTGGTAGGTTTGCGCTCTCAACATCAACTGTCTCTGGATCGCTTGTTAAAAGCCACTCAAGAGTTCATCAACCCAAACGTTTCACGCTCTGGGTTAGCACGATGCTTGAAGCGATATGGTGTATCAAAGATTGATGATTGCGACGTTCAAGAAATTCCTGAACCATTTTTCAACGAACTACCAATCGTACAAGACTCAGGGATAAACACTTACACACTTAACCCCGAAACATTAGCCAATACGTTAAAACTGCCTGACTCTGATGGCGAAACTGTCGTACAAGTGATGTCATTAGCCATTCCTGAAGCACTTACTCAGGCTAAACCCAGCTCTGTGTTTATTGGTATTGATACTCAAAGTGATTGGGTGTATGTCGATATTTACCAAGACAGTAATACCCAAGCTGCCAATCGTTACATCGGTTATGTACTCAGTCGCGGCCCGTTTCATTTACGAAAATTATTAGTACGCAATTACCACCTATTTTTGACTCGTTTTCCTGGAGTACAAACCAATATTACTCCAAAAATAAATAGAACGAAGTCAGCTCCTAAGCTTGAGCAAGCTAGGCGATTACCTGGAGACTCTGTATGA